In the Hordeum vulgare subsp. vulgare chromosome 7H, MorexV3_pseudomolecules_assembly, whole genome shotgun sequence genome, one interval contains:
- the LOC123409210 gene encoding SPX domain-containing protein 1-like produces the protein IDDAYVSVAITGLVKILKKYDKRTGALIRLPFIQNVLLQPFFTTDLLYKLVKECEAMLDQLLPSNKPSASVEEGNEDGNTADQPLNPSSSLVNSRCIPELDEIEFMESMYMKSTVAALRALKEIRSKSSTVSAFSLPPLQGNSAPEEQERWTKISVIEQAAK, from the coding sequence ATCGATGATGCTTATGTTTCTGTTGCCATTACAGGACTGGTGAAGATCCTGAAGAAGTATGACAAAAGAACTGGGGCTCTGATCCGTCTGCCTTTCATCCAAAATGTTTTGCTTCAGCCTTTCTTCACCACTGACCTCCTGTACAAGCTCGTGAAGGAGTGTGAGGCCATGCTTGACCAGCTCCTGCCATCAAACAAACCATCTGCATCAGTCGAAGAGGGAAATGAAGATGGCAACACTGCGGACCAGCCTCTGAACCCCAGTTCTTCCTTGGTTAACAGCAGATGTATTCCAGAGCTTGATgagattgagttcatggagagcaTGTACATGAAGAGCACGGTCGCCGCGCTTAGGGCTCTGAAAGAGATCCGAAGCAAAAGCTCGACAGTCAGTGCTTTCTCTTTGCCACCTCTTCAGGGCAACAGTGCACCCGAAGAGCAGGAAAGGTGGACCAAGATATCTGTGATCGAGCAGGCTGCGAAATGA